TTAGTCCATCCCAAATAATCGCATCCATAATTTACTATTTCAGCATAGAAGTCAATCAAAGCAATCAAACTAGACGACAATGCTGAGGATCTAAATCCTCCCCTCCCCCACTCCTAAATAGTTCTTAGCAATGTCAATCAAAAGAACCGAATTTACAGATACTACATTACCATGAGCGCATTCAAGTCCTGGAAAGCGTCCTGCAAGCTCTTATCAGTGCTCTCCCACATCTCCTGTTCTCTCCTCAGTATACCTGCCACCCCAACCACTCTCATTCCTCTCGAATCGTACCCGCTCGAACTGGCATTCGACTCCACAATCGAACTCGACCCCGAACTCGCGCTCTcgctctccttctctctctcccaagcCCTAGCGCCCCAATTCTGCCTGAATTTGTCCACAAACGCCTCCACGTCATCCTTCCCTCTCATCACCAGCGTCACCACGAGCGACCTCGCCGCCGGGCCGCCCACTCGCCCGTCCGACCCCACGGACAGCTGGAACTTGAGCCGCGGCGACGCGAACATCGACTTGATCGATTTCTTCAGCGAGAAAATGTGCGCGACGGAGGCGAGGGGGACATAGGAGGCGGCgttggcggtggcggcggcggaggcggaggcggcggcggaggaggagtcGGAGACGAAGATGAGGCGGTGAGTGGTGAGGATCATGAAGGAGGACCGGAGGTGGATGGAGGAGCTAAGCGGCGGCGAGCCTTCGGGCTCGAGCTCGACGTTGGAGAGGAGAGAGCACTCGATCTCGTTGGGGAATAGGATCGGGCGGCCGCTGGTGGTCAGCTCCGCCTTGGGGAGGGCGGCTCCGGCCATCGATTGAGCTTAATCTCGCGGCGGGTCGGAGCTCGATGGCGCTCGGATCGCCGCCCGAGTCCTCGTTCGTACGAATCGTCGTTACGGCGCGGAAGGAACAAAAACGGCGCCGCAGGAAGGCGCGGGGGCGCGAGACGAGGAGCTCGGGAAGAGAGTTGACTCGGAGAAGGAcgacggtggcggcgggcggcgggcggcggagAAGGATCGACCGATCCGGCTCGGCGACTCTGACCGACGGGGAAAGCGCGCTGAGCTCCGGTGGGTCGGCCGGAGTCTACTTTGGAAGAACTCACAACAACGATTGATGTTAGAATTCCACGTCCGAATATGATCAGCTCTCGGCCTTCCTCGAAGATGAGCTGGTCGGATCGGATTGGACCGCAGCCGGTCGACCCGGATTTGGCCAGCCtttctttctaaattttctggaatttttttttaataccaaaTGCCTACCATTTATTAGTTTAATAGGGGTGAGCGTTTTCAAGTTCTATTaaaatatattcatatttttttggaaactGAGATGTATCCCGCATATCCTATATCATGAAATCTACTTATCATAGGTTTTAGAGTCGATTTTAAGGTCTATTTAGATTctacttatattattaattgcaataaattatcatatttaATGATTATCGCTCACTGCTATAATTTACTAagtacaatttatatttagatacatgaaaaacatttcaaagtaaaagttttaatcataaaatggaagcttgGATTAATGATTTTGAATTATACATAATGCCATAAAATCTTTGCAAGATCgcacaaaactaaaaaaaaaaaaaaaaaacacaaacacttatttaaaattttatctacCTAAAACCTAGAATTTATGCATTGAAATAGGTTCTCTTTATGTTGCATATCTTGGAACTTAAAATCTAATAGGTTTCAATCAGTCCAATTTTAAGCAATTCTTGATCCAAACCACATGGACTAGATCGATATATATATAGGACACACTTACACTCTACAAGAGTATGTTCTTTCCGATCAATTGTTCGGTTCCAGTGTTCCATTCCTTGCtagaaattgataaaaaaagaaagaaagaaagaaagaaagagagaaaagaaatcacTTGTTCGATTCCAGTGCAAcaagttttatatttttggataattttcccatcaaTATTGCTAGCATAAATCTTTGTGAAGTGCAAACGTTGTTTTActattttgtaaaaataaaataaaataaaatcatagaaaaatgaTATTCATTTTCCATAAGTAATCTATTGGTCTGCTTTATACTAAGGGATTTCCATATTCAATGATACATATGACTTTTCTagttcctttcatttttttgccttttctcaaATACACAAAtttgtctttttaattttttaattttttaattttttttttttgaaatttgtctTTTTAATTGAACAACGGACtcttatttccaaaaaatatatatatagatcacataaaaataaaaaagaaccgaAAAACTTTCATGCCAATCTCATAAAATATCTGCTTTGTTCGAAcgaaaaattggaagtctcggGAAAAGATTGTAATAAAATTTAGAAGAACACCCGCCGCAAGTGGCCTATTAGCTCAGCTGGTTAGAGCGTCGTGCTAATAACGCGAAGGTCGCAGGTTCGAGACCTGCATGGGCcaacttttgtcttttctttctcttcgcGTTGGTGTTCTGTTTTCTATGTTTTCCCTTTTTGATTTCACACGATAGTTTGTTTATGGACTTGAAAAACACTCATAAAATCAATTTCGCTACAATTTCGCTACATTGTTAGCTCATGTTCATGTTTGCAGACTTCCGCAAGGAGCCAAGTTTAGATTACCCATCAGATCATACCTTATGATTTGCTGCAATTTCTTGGCCATGTTTGATTTGCCTAGTGACTGGGACAAGAAGTAGGCCGATTGAATCTTAATCAATGATTTCAATGTGTAGAAAACAACAGGACTTCTCGCATAAAAGCTCCACCCGACTACTGGCGTAGGAGACGGGGAGAGAAGGTTCAGTCATAGAAACTCCAGAGGCTTCCGTAAGACCGAGATATGCCCTGCGACGCGACATGGAATCTCATTCGATCAAGGGCATGAATGCCATAAGAGACACCGTTCGCACTCTACAATGTCTCCGACCATACGATGTGCACAGTTTCAATGGAACCTATGAGTCCGAAGATCCTTTTCAGATCCATCAGCATTCGCATGCTCCTACTTACTGCCTGCGACGGAAATGGCTGTCCAAGTACAAGTAGCTCTTTTGGTCAGAGAAGCTTGATGTCGTTGGTACCGGAGCGAATCCAGAATACTTCCCGTTCTTCTTTGCTGAGCATATCTCTATGACGTACTGGACAACCTCGGTTTTTTGGCAGTATGGCTGCTTTGCGTATTCTTGGAATGGCATCCACTGCAGGCGACAAGAGAGAATTACCACTGGACTTTATTAAAGAACTACTGCAGCGAGCACAAGTGGTGCTTCTCCTGCTGTAATATAGCATTTTGTAAGCAGTTTCCTCATTCATTTGCAGGATGCACTCGGAAATCCTTAGCTTGGGAAACCCCTGATGTCAGTTTCAGTCGGATCAATGGTTAATTGATTGTAAGCTTTGGCTTACATTTGGCAGGTCAGAGTGAACGGCAAAAGCACACGGGAGAATGCATGAAAAAGGAGAATTGGTCAGTCAGGCAGGGTGGTGGTAGTCATCAAGGTACCGAGAATGATAAAGAACGAATTGGTGAAGTAGCTATACCGTTAGTACAATATCTGTTTACCTGAGCAGCCTCTATCTCCGAATCCTGCTTCCAGATGTCAAAGGATAGAGGTCGCGCCAAGCAGACGAAAAATAAGCCCGACTTCTGAAAGAACATCCGATGACTTTGCCTGTGGATAGTCGGTGAAGAGTTAGGAAATTGTAGTATCTTACTCAAAATCTGGTTTAATGGCCCAGGAGCTTCAAGGCCCTGACGCACTCTTCACAAGATTAGCGGCATAATGTAACGCGCTTCTTTTTCCAGACAGGAACTAATGGATGCTAAAATGCCACTAAGCAATGGCCATGGTTTGGCTCTGACCCTCCGCAAAAATGCAGGTGGAGTGTGTTATGTACCGAGATATAAAGTCGCACGGTTTCGAAGGAAGAAGCTTAGGAAGAGAAAGTATGAATCTTATCCCAAGaacgaaaacaagaagaaaaggagaaacgGGCTTAATACCTGAATGCTAAGACTTCCACGAATTCGGCATCAATCTGCATATGCAGAAACCGCACGACATAAATCTTCACAGCATTTAAGCAGCTGTTTGTATAATCACGTAAATATTACTCACTCCAGTCtcttctttaatttctcttACAGCAGCTGCACATATGTCTTCTCCCTGAAGATGGTGAAGCCAAAAGATGAATAAAAACTAGCAGAAGTCATGTTGCTACATTTAAGTCTGCAATGGAATCATGACCTCATCAACAACACCCGTCGGGAACTTCCAAACACCAGTCCCTCCAAACGTTCCAGTCTTCTCTTGTACAACGAGCAGCTGCCAGAATGGGAGTCAAACTTACAAGCCATAGTAGCATAGTTCTAAAGTTATGATCACGCCTCCAGAGATTAAAACCAAACAATCGCCCCAAACATAATGGGACGCCTGGAATGGAACATGAAAGATATTGAGTCCCAAGCCAAGTTTTACAAGCAACATACACAGGGGATGACCATACATTTTCCGAAGGATCACAGAGCATAGACATCGTTACAACAGAGAGATGACAGGAAAGCCACAGTGCTACTCTGGCGGATTAAATCTGAAGGGTAAATGacatggaaaaggaaaaaaaaaacattgcacCCAAATACTTATTCTGGGAGAATCTCCTGCCCTCTTCAGACTCTCTACAATTAGATTTATTCCAAAGCAAGAAGAAGTTCTACTTAAGTAGGTCATTTCAGCTGTAGTTTTGCTACCACTTATCCTACAGAATTGTCTTGTCTAAATAATTTGAAGCATAAATCTGCAAGAAGAGGGCCCGTATTCATTCACATAGAAAGATGATCTCACATGGAAATTTAGATTGGGAGGAATACCTCGTCCTTCTCATTCATAACAACTACACCGACAGATACTCTGTGCGACGCATTTGCTGGAATGGTATGAGCACTTTGTGGAATCCAATACACAAGCATTAGGTACTTCGGCTCCGCATGGTGATACCAAAATCCTTCCTGCCCAAAGTAGATGACAATCACCTCATCAAGCGGAAAACCTAGTCTGAAAGTTATGATCATCACAGTAAATATATAATCAGTGGCAATTGGCTCTTTCCTGCTCCAGCCAGTCCCCCGAGCAAACCACATGACCTACGGTTCAGTGATCAATCTGCAGAGTCGATAGAACATTTACCGCGACAGCAGGTTCTACAAGATTTACGAGTTCAATAGGTAATTTGATCCACACACCCTTCTTGCCCTGCAAAAATGCTGGCACTTCAGTACTACAGAACAGTAACATGAACAAAAAACGAGGGActcttaaaatttgaagatttAAATTCTAAATCGATAACAACATGATTCATGAGTGAATAACAGCAAGTCGGCCACATTCGCTGTCATCTACGTGCTCTATTTAATCTACCTGGATAGAAGGAAGAACCAATCTGGCACATCTAACTCAAATTTGATGCGAAAATCAATGGTTAAAGCTCAACGGAGAGGCTAACGAAAGAAAACCTGCTCTCTCCAGTGTGAAATCGAAGCTCTGAGCATGGAGACAAAGGTCGCGGAGTCCATAGCCTCTTTCATTTCCACTTTGACGCCTCCATAATCGTCCTCCACATAACTCAGCAATTTGGCTGCACCAAACATCACCACTCGCAAGTCAATAGGACACCGCCGCTATCACTGCCACCCGACAACGATGGTGACACCACTTGGAGCGCAGCTGGGAGAGCATCTCAGTGCAGcagtgaaagaaaagaaaaaacaagtacGAAGGACTTTGAAATGAATGCATCGTGAAAATTTGCTGCACGCAGGAGAATGCTTAGGACTTGTTGCAACTTTAAATCCTGTTCAACTGGGTTCTCTTAAAAAGTTTTACTGCATGACATGGAAATGGGGCTACTTGGAATTTCATGGCCTGCTCCTAATTCATTCTAGTGGACTTGGTATCGAATTAACCCCTGTACACTAAAATTATGACATTTTGGATGATTTTCCAGACTTTTCTAGGATGCTAATGAGATAACGACCCatcaaatttagatttttcGCACGAACCTCTCGATCTTCTTCCCTTGAATATGTAGACCACAGAAATGGAAATCGCCCCCAGAGCCAATGCAACGCCAATTGGATTTGGGTGCTCTTGTATGAATTGGAGAATGCCCATTTTAGTGATTCCAAAGGAGGCAGTTATTGTCAGCTTTATTCCTGCGAAAAAAGATAGGTTGAAATGAACATTGATTTACCAAACCATATTTATGAATGTCGGTGCTtgttcttttgtccttttcttgtgATTATGGCTTAGCTGCTTTGCTTTGGACGTGAGTTTCGGCATCAATCGACGGCAGAAGGCATCAAAGGGAGGGATCAATGGCAAAGTTTACGGGAAGAGATTATGCTATGGAAAAAAATAGTATTCAAAAACTCATAATATCTTATCAAGAATGGAGCACTTCGGATAATAGCGTGGCCGAAAATTAAAGAAACACGCGACAACATCGTACGGATTCGAGGCAACGTTAGAAGACAATTAGAAAATTTGCATGCATGGTGCTCTCCCACATCTCCTGTCCTCTCCTCAATATTCCTGTCACCCCAGCCGCTCTCATTCCTCTCAGAATCGAACCCGCTCCAAGTGGCGCTTGACTCCACAATTGAACTCGACCCTCGACTCACGCTCTCTTTCTCCCAAGCCCCAGCTTCCATCCATGTCATCCTTCCCTCTCTCATCACCAGCGTCACGAACGACATCGTGCCCTCGCCGCCCCACTCGCCTGTCTGAGCCGACTCTTGAGCGCTGCAGCGATGCGAAAGGAGGAGCCGCGAGTGGTGAGGATCAAGGAGGACGACCTGAGATGAATGGAGGAGCTAAACAGCGGCGAGCATACGGGTTCGAGATCTACTTTGCAGTGTAGAGAGCACTCGATCGCGTAGGGGAGGAGGATCGGGCGGCCGCTGGTGGTCAGTGCTCGAATTGCTGCCGATCCTTATCCGTCGCTTCACCTAATTTTGTTCGTATGAATCCTCGTTATGGTGCCCGAGACCACGAGAAAAGCGCAGGACGAGGAAGAGAGTCGACTCTACGGTCGGCGAAGGGGGCGGAGGTGGCAGTGCGGTCGACCAATCGGCGGCGGCAAGTTTGATCGAGAATGCCATAGAGCTCTACTTCTTGGCTAGTGTCTATTTTGGAAGAACTCACGATTGACAGTGACACAGGGTACGCTTGGATAGTTACAGGACTTAGACGTCCACTTTTGAACATGCCGAATTGTATATTTACACGGGTCATTTATCATTAAATGAAATATTACACAATAGATCTTCGATCCAAATTTATGCACACGTACAATAAAGTATCTTCGGAGCATTACGTTTCTCTGATTGCGTGATTGgttcaaaataataaagagaaaatatcgtctcaattgaaatcaaattgcatatCTTCCGTGTAACCAAGTTCGTTAAGATGAGTAGTTACTTGCTTGGCCATGCCCGGAGTACCACATGTTAGAATCTGCAAAATTATAGagaatcataaaataaaagaaaaagtacataAATGGAACCGCACTTTATCTTGAAAAACTAAGCATTTAAGAAATACATTTCCCGTCTTcaggaataaataaataaataaaaaaagagaagaagaaaagtttcaTTAAGGAAAAAAGATTTCAACAAAATGAATTTCGGAAATACGCGAATGAAGAGACTAACCTGTATGTCAAAAGCTGGTGGTGGGCAGTGGGCTCGAATTATATCCTTGGTCACATACCCGACTCCACCACTCCACTTTTCAGGAGGCTGCAAAAATAATGCATGAAGTAGTATagccataataaaaaaaacggaaaagacTAATTAACGCCAAAACTAATTTCCATGGCAGAAAATGGGTGTAAGCAATGCTTAATAATTAATCGATATAAGCCtctgttttttttaaaaatgattgctcaCATCACTTACAAAAGTGAttgaataaataatatttttattgcccacgaaaatatttggatacaaattgtagtcgataatgaaaaatattttccattagctaattattttaagtgatgtAAACAAtcgtttttagaaaaaaatttcccaaatcaTTGAGGTGCATAGTATGTGTAGATATATAGTAGACATATTAAAGTGAAGATTTAGAAGCAATCTGAATTTTCTCACTAACCTCACTGACAACATAATACACTGTGAATCGGTTGGGAAATTGCTCAGCGAAGCCATCTAAATCCTCCTGCGAATAATTATGAAGTCATTAAAATGTAAATTCTTTATTGCTTAGCAATTTTTCAGTAAACAGGAAGAAAATCAGGTCAACTTAATGCAAAATATCAACTTCATGGGAAAAcatcaatttaatattttaggGTGATATAAATGCAACGCGTAAAATAGACCTTTTAAACGATATGATATTTCTAATTTGgttcgaatttcttttttcagtcGAAGGTTCGGTTCAAGTAATGTCCTTTAAACCTAGTCACTACTAGAAATTCACTTTCTGAGACAAATGCTAACATTTTGTAGGGACGGTTTTGAGAAATCGCTAGTAATAGTTAGTGAGCATCACCTAAGCCCATCACTCATTTAAGAACGGATTTAATGTTTTCCAGGATTCTCTAGTAGAGTACACCAAATTACAAAAGAGGGGGCATGCATGAATGTGAATGacaaatttgatttaaagtTTAAAGAGGGAAACATTTAGAAGAAATATATACGTACCTTCAAAAGTATGTCATTGGCAGTGCGATTGCCATAAATAAGGTGCACTTTCGTTTtgtcttttggattttttagtaTGGCACGAATAATCTAcatcaaaatataaaagagaagaagaagaaaatctcaATTAAACCCCCGTGAAAGGAGCATTTTAACTTGATGatgcaaatattttctttaggAATTGATAAGAATGTTGAAGCATTGCCTGAAATATAGGAGAAATGCCTGAGCCTCCAGTAATCATCCCGAACGCCCGAACTTGGCCGGGTTTATACCTGTATGTTCCCTTGAGATGAGATGAGCAAAAAATCTTCactagaaaatttcattttaaatctaATAAAGATATATTGTTCTGATCTTGCCTATAATTTTTTCTCATCAAAAAGATGTGATTTCCATATCCACATTAGATGATAGTGACACTATTGCGTGATTTACAAGATCTATCGTCAAGGGTGACCGTTTTGAATGGtcatgcaagaaaatttcttttgagatcCTTGCATAAATGAAAAGATCAATTCGTTGTAATAACAGAGATAACATAAGACTCTAGCTATATCTAGAGTTCGTATGTAGAGTATGGCTTAGATGACATATTTTTCGTAACAATTTTGGTTTAGAGACTAACCAATGGGAATTAGTCGAGTGTTTAAAAGCCCTGAACATCGAttgatataaaaagaaacattcATTTGAGAATTTAAATTTAGGTCCTTCATATCAAGAATGGAGGTAATCATTGGGCCTATGTTAGACCAAGCTGAGCTTTAATTTAGGCCTAACTTGATGTCCAAGCTCGTCCGTCACAATCGGCACACGCTGGGCTTCACGACAAAATAGTATTTCACGAGCTCAAGcttcaaatcaaattaaaactAGCTAGCTAGTAGCATATACACACCATCTGTAATTTAACTCTACTTTAAGGAGCTATTGAACTCATTAGTACCTTGGGTCCTTTAACAGGGAGGTAATCACCTTCACGTAGTTCCATGAAATTGCGAGACATTGCTCCTCCTGGGTACATCTAAAGCGTTTACCAAAATCAACACATCATAAGTTGGTCCAATCACAATTATTGCAGTAATAGTAGTTTAAATAGTTTAATTAaggatttttaaataaaaatgcataCCTTCACGACCAGTTCAAAGTATCCCAAATCAAAGTCCCCAGTTATGAGAGCGTAAGGCCTGACCACATCTTCACCGTCACTGTCTTTTCCTCTGTTTGACATAGATTAGTGAAATAGTTAATCCGCtccatataataataataataataataataataataataataataataataataataataataataataatttgtgtATGCAcaattgttattattttttgacaattttgaatGATGTTATACTTGCAGAGTACGTGCTGTCCCACAGGAAGACCCAAGACCGAAGTGGGCGTAGGAAGAGCAAATTTGAATCTTGCAGTGTCGGGGCTAATCTGggtcttcttgatgagtctgaatTCCTTGAACTCCGTGGGGTCTAAGCAGCCTTAGTGAACCATACAAAAATTCGGAAGCTTGTGTTATTATCCGTAATTAATTTCTGGCTAAAATAAAATCGACACTAGAAGATGGTCAAATAGGTTAATTCCATGAGATTAACAATGACGACTGAGAGATACTAATAGTACCACACTTGTTCTATCCTATTAATCAATCGtcccttccttttttctcaTTGAATTATTGAGATATATTTAAGGGTGCCGGGAGGGGAAAAAGACCATCAAGTCTGGACGCGGACCCATCTCGACATATAAAGTTGGGCtagtaaagaaataattaacaatGATAGATAGAGTTGTCAAGATGGCTGGTGTCTATAACAATTTCAAATAGTTTGTCGTATTCCTCTGGACAAGTTAGCATTTCCCCTTTgtaaaaatttgatttgttcCTCTCTATTTTGCTATTGGAgtatttattgcatgttctggTCAACATAATAGAAACAGAGACCTTCAGGTTTATCCGGTCTGTGTTTACATAAATTCATAATGTCGTAATAAAGAAACGAGGGACAATAACTTggctgaaaattgaagaaacaCTTGACCAATCATTTGGATTCGAGGCAACTTAGAAGACAAGCACACCAAACTTTGTTAGACTGTGTGGTGGCAATTGGGGTTTTTCATCTAGGGCTTACTTTATGAAAATTTATGGAGATTGAGTCATGCTCTTGTTGTGTTAAGATTTGATGAATTAAGTTTAGCCAACTTTGATATTGTGTGGATTAAATTGTgtgatttctcaatcaatcttTGAGTAATATAGTATTTTCATGTGGTAATTTCATTTGCTGTGAACGTTAAGATTTGTAATGGTATCAATCATTGAGAATGATTTTCAAACAGGTGAAGCACCAATACAACTTATCATCCTTAGTAACtagctattttttttaatgttgagATCTAAAAGTAACAATATTCACATCACAGTCTATGTCCATTATGAGTGTGAAAATAACTTACATATTCATCTCTGGTTAAGAAAAGAGCCTATACATAAGAGTAGTCGATGAAAGAAAGG
This Eucalyptus grandis isolate ANBG69807.140 chromosome 7, ASM1654582v1, whole genome shotgun sequence DNA region includes the following protein-coding sequences:
- the LOC104454056 gene encoding nudix hydrolase 2, with protein sequence MGILQFIQEHPNPIGVALALGAISISVVYIFKGRRSRAKLLSYVEDDYGGVKVEMKEAMDSATFVSMLRASISHWREQGKKGVWIKLPIELVNLVEPAVAEGFWYHHAEPKYLMLVYWIPQSAHTIPANASHRVSVGVVVMNEKDELLVVQEKTGTFGGTGVWKFPTGVVDEGEDICAAAVREIKEETGIDAEFVEVLAFRQSHRMFFQKSGLFFVCLARPLSFDIWKQDSEIEAAQWMPFQEYAKQPYCQKTEVVQYVIEICSAKKNGKYSGFAPVPTTSSFSDQKSYLYLDSHFRRRQ
- the LOC104455784 gene encoding NADH--cytochrome b5 reductase 1 translates to MGCLDPTEFKEFRLIKKTQISPDTARFKFALPTPTSVLGLPVGQHVLCKGKDSDGEDVVRPYALITGDFDLGYFELVVKMYPGGAMSRNFMELREGDYLPVKGPKGTYRYKPGQVRAFGMITGGSGISPIFQIIRAILKNPKDKTKVHLIYGNRTANDILLKEDLDGFAEQFPNRFTVYYVVSEPPEKWSGGVGYVTKDIIRAHCPPPAFDIQILTCGTPGMAKQVTTHLNELGYTEDMQFDFN